Proteins encoded in a region of the Buteo buteo chromosome 11, bButBut1.hap1.1, whole genome shotgun sequence genome:
- the MMP11 gene encoding stromelysin-3: MSRKHHTWKEQSPWLSSLVNAVGTGVPAKGFPGGADEQVARWNPPRCGVPDLPVLPDGQNGRNRQKRFVLSGGRWDKTDLTYKIIRFPWQLVKAKVRRTIEEALKVWSDVTPLTFTEVQEGRADIVIDFTRYWHGDNLPFDGPGGILAHAFFPKTHREGDVHFDYDETWTIGNNLGTDLLQVAAHEFGHVLGLQHTAVSKSLMSPFYIFRYPLSLSEDDKQGIQYLYGKPKLDPDPTPTQPAEPPQPDLETNEITNMESVQPDACDTAFEAASTIRGELFFFKSRYVWRLRAGKLQDGYPALASRHWQGIPSSVDATFEDPLGNIWFFQDSQYWIYDGERRVSGPTPTVELGLPASPVQAALVWGAEKNKIYIFSGGNYWRFNPHTRQVDNIYPRTMADWRGVPPEIDAAFQDEFGFAYFLRGRDYWKFDPVQVKVLEGYPRQISQDFFSCTPSSNSFR, encoded by the exons ATGTCTCGAAAGCATCACACCTGGAAGGAGCAGAGTCCTTGGCTGTCTTCCTTGGTGAATGCTGTGGGGACCGGTGTGCCTGCCAAGGGCTTCCCCGGGGGTGCGGATGAGCAGGTGGCACGCTGGAACCCACCCCGCTGCGGCGTGCCGGACCTCCCCGTGTTGCCAGACGGCCAGAACGGGCGGAACCGGCAGAAGCGGTTTGTCCTCTCCGGCGGACGCTGGGACAAGACCGATCTCACCTACAA AATTATCAGGTTCCCGTGGCAACTTGTAAAAGCTAAAGTGAGAAGGACCATCGAGGAAGCTTTGAAAGTGTGGAGTGACGTGACCCCACTGACCTTCACTGAGGTGCAGGAGGGACGGGCTGACATCGTCATCGATTTCACAAG GTACTGGCATGGAGACAACTTGCCTTTTGACGGGCCCGGAGGAATCCTGGCACACGCGTTCTTCCCCAAGACACACCGGGAGGGAGATGTCCATTTTGACTATGATGAGACCTGGACGATTGGGAACAACCTGG gCACTGACCTTCTCCAAGTGGCTGCTCATGAGTTTGGCCATGTCCTGGgcctgcagcacacagctgtCTCCAAGTCACTCATGTCTCCTTTCTACATCTTCCGCTACCCACTAAGCCTGAGTGAGGATGACAAGCAAGGTATCCAGTACCTCTATGGGAAACCCAAACTGGATCCCGACCCAACCCCAACTCAGCCAGCAGAGCCGCCCCAGCCAGACCTTGAAACGAATGAGATCACCAACATGGAG TCTGTGCAGCCTGATGCCTGCGACACAGCTTTCGAAGCCGCGTCCACCATCCGAGGGGAGCTGTTCTTCTTCAAGTCCCGCTATGTGTGGCGGCTCCGAGCTGGAAAGCTGCAGGATGGGTACCCAGCCCTGGCCTCCCGCCACTGGCAGGGGATCCCCAGCTCTGTCGATGCCACCTTCGAGGACCCTCTGGGCAATATCTGGTTTTTCCAAG ATTCTCAGTACTGGATTTATGATGGTGAGAGACGGGTATCTGGTCCCACCCCGACTGTGGAGCTGGGACTCCCTGCAtcccctgtgcaggcagctctggTGTGGGGGGCTGAGAAGAACAAGATCTACATCTTCAGTGGGGGCAACTACTGGCGCTTCAACCCTCACACCCGCCAGGTGGACAACATCTACCCCCGCACCATGGCTGACTGGCGCGGCGTCCCTCCAGAGATAGACGCGGCTTTTCAGGATGAGTTTG GTTTTGCCTACTTCCTGAGAGGTCGAGATTACTGGAAGTTTGACCCAGTCCAGGTGAAAGTACTGGAGGGCTACCCACGCCAGATCAGCCAGGACTTCTTCAGCTGTACACCTTCCTCCAACTCCTTCAGATGA